One Setaria italica strain Yugu1 chromosome I, Setaria_italica_v2.0, whole genome shotgun sequence DNA window includes the following coding sequences:
- the LOC101776400 gene encoding uncharacterized protein K02A2.6-like, producing MAIDKLAKWIEVKLVTCPKADRVLDFLDEIVHHYGFPKCIITDLGSNFNNQELWEYCENSGIDVRYISIAHPRANDQVERTNEMLMEALKKRLHNIGNSKGASGSSSYPNVHWGLHTQACKLTGYSPYFLDYGSEAILPASL from the coding sequence ATGGCGATTGACAAGCTtgccaagtggatcgaggtgaagctagtGACTTGCCCCaaagcagacagagtactcgactttctCGACGAGATTGTCCATCACTATGGCTTCCCCAAAtgcattatcacagacctgggttccaatttcaacaaccaagAGTTatgggagtactgcgagaacagtGGGATCGACGTCCGGTACATCTCTAttgctcatccgcgggccaatgaCCAGGTTGAGCGCACCAATGAGATGTTAAtggaggctctcaagaaaagactacacaacATTGGAAATTctaagggggcaagtggctcaagtaGCTATCCCAATGTCCACTGGGGGCTTCACACTCAAGCTTGCAAGCTtacagggtactcaccctacttcctagactacggatcagaagccatTCTCCCTGCCAGTCtctag
- the LOC101776241 gene encoding dnaJ homolog subfamily B member 3 isoform X2 produces MGVDYYKVLQVERGASDDELKKAYRKLAMKWHPDKNPSNKKEAEAKFKQISEAYEVLSDSQKRAVYDQYGEEGLKGQVPPPGAGGPSGSSYYGGNASTFQFNPRSADDIFAEFFGFSSPFSSMGGMGGMGGGAERGMRGSRFGMFGDDIFGSYPQFPGEASMHVPQRPQKASPIENRLPCNLADLYKGTTKKMKISREILDAGGERSFKAGNF; encoded by the exons ATGGGGGTGGACTACTACAAGGTGCTGCAGGTGGAGCGCGGCGCCTCCGATGACGAGCTCAAGAAGGCGTACAGGAAGCTCGCCATGAAGTGGCACCCGGACAAGAACCCCAGCAACAAGAAGGAAGCCGAGGCCAAGTTCAAGCAGATCTCAGAGGCCTACGAG GTGCTAAGCGATTCACAAAAGCGCGCTGTCTATGACCAGTACGGAGAAGAAGGGCTCAAGGGTCAGGTTCCACCTCCTGGAGCAGGCGGTCCCAGTGGGTCATCCTACTATGGTGGGAATGCATCGACATTCCAGTTCAACCCTCGCAGCGCGGAtgatatttttgccgaattctTTGGGTTCTCAAGCCCATTCTCAAGCATGGGTGGCATGGGAGGCATGGGTGGAGGTGCTGAGAGGGGCATGAGGGGTTCAAGGTTTGGGATGTTCGGCGATGACATATTTGGGTCCTACCCTCAGTTCCCTGGTGAGGCATCAATGCATGTTCCACAGCGGCCTCAGAAAGCTTCTCCAATTGAGAACCGATTGCCATGCAACCTTGCCGATTTGTACAAAGGTACCACCAAGAAGATGAAGATCTCACGGGAGATTTTAGATGCTGGCGG AGAAAGAAGCTTTAAGGCTGGCAACTTCTAA